The Vibrio cyclitrophicus sequence TGATACGTTCACTTACTTAGTTAATCAATGAGGACCTAATGGTCCTCATTTTGCTATTTGGCCCGCAGAAAACCTTAGTTTATGTAGGTACATTGTAAACAGTCCAGTTAATCAATCGTATGACCCACTCTATGAAAAACAATCACTCAAATAAAACCAGTCTCTCTCAGAAAAACATCGTTGTGTTAGTTTCAGGAAGCGGAAGTAACTTACAGGCAATTTTGGATGCTTGTGATAGCAATATGATTGATGCTTCAGTTAAGGCTGTCTTCTCAAACAAAGCAGAGGCTTTTGGATTAGAACGAGCGAAAACCGCAGGTGTTGACGCACATTCAGTGAATCCAAAAGACTTTGGTTCACGTGAAGAATTTGACAATGAATTAATGGTTCAGATCGATGCTTACCAACCCGATTTAATCATACTCGCTGGCTACATGCGAATCCTGAGTTCAGAATTTGTTCGTCACTATGCAGGTAAAATGGTCAACATCCACCCTTCCCTGTTACCCAAGTACCCAGGCCTACACACCCACCAGCGTGCCATTGATGCACAAGATAAAGAGCACGGTACCAGCGTCCACTTTGTTACCGAAGAACTTGATGGTGGCCCGGTGATCTTACAGGCTAAGGTTCCGGTATTTGAAGATGATGATGCTGATATGTTGGCAAGCCGAGTGCTGACTCAAGAACATTGCATTTACCCTATGGTCTGTAAATGGTTCGCGGAAGAGCGTTTATCAATGGTAAAAGGACAAGCGGTGTTAGACGGTAAGACACTAGGTAAACACGGTTACGCAGAAGAGTAATTCGTCACACGACCCTCTCGCGACAAATTGCTGAAAACAAAAAGGCCGCTTACTGACTTATTAGTGCAGTAAGCGGCCTTTCGTTTGTTTGGGTTCAAGCAATACGATCTACAGCATTAACTTAATGGCTCTGTAGGCGCTTGGCTCGCGACCTTTTTCGGCGCATAAGCAACATCTTCCAACGCTTGATGATTATTGCCAATCAACTCACCAAAATGAAACAGTGCGTATTCGCCCGGCTTCATTCTAAACCACTCTTCATTGTCCGTAAGAGGTTGAGTTGCAACGACCGTCACCACATCATTCGGCGTGGTCTCTTCTTGGAAGTTAATCTCAACGTCTTCATCAATTAAGCTCGCTTTGCCAAAAGGTGCGCGTCTGGTTATCCAGTACAAATGATTAGTACAGTAAGTCATCACGTACTCACCATCACTCAACAACATGTTGAAAACACCTTTCTCGCGTAGCTTGTCACAACATTCAGCCACGAAGCGAAACATACCTTCCATGTCTTGAGGCGGTTCAGGGAAACGCTCTTCAAGTTGTTTCAGTAGCCAACAAAAAGAGAGCTCACTGTCTGTCTCGCCAACCGGTCTGAAACGGCCGCTAATCAGATCGTCGTAATCCGTTAACTGGCCATTATGAGCAAAGGTCCAGTATCGACCCCAAAGCTCACGGGTAAAAGGGTGTGTATTTTCTAGATTGACGCCACCACGGTTGGCTTGACGAATATGACTGACAACAGCTTGGCTTTTAATTGGGTAGTTTTGAACTAGCTCAGCAATCTTAGATTCACAGCTCGGATTCGGATCTTTAAAGGTGCGAAAACCCTTTCCCTCATAGAAGGTAATACCCCAGCCATCGCGGTGCGGGCCAGTATTTCCTCCACGCTGCATAAGACCAGTAAAGCTAAAACAAATATCAGTTGGCACATTCGCGCTCATACCGAGCAATTCACACATGGTTTAATCTACTCCCTATTAAAACCAATGGAGCCACAAAGCTGGGCTCCAAATGTCTGTATAACTATTATTCCATCTCTTTTTCAACAAGTTGAATCACAATGTGGATGATCTTAATGTGAATCTCTTGGATGCGGTCTGCGTAACCAAAGTGTGGCACTCGGATTTCAATATCCGCACAGCCCGCCATTTTACCGCCATCTTTACCCGTCAATGCAATAGTCTTCATGCCTTTCGCTTGAGCCGCTTCAATCGCTTTTAGAATATTGCCTGAGTTACCTGAAGTCGACAGACCGAACAACACATCACCTTTACGGCCTACCGCTTCTACATAACGAGAGAATACGTGGTCGTAGCCAAAATCATTACTCACACAAGATAAGTGGCTAGGGTCTGAAATCGCAATGCCAGCATAGCCCGGGCGATTTTCACGGTATCGGCCAGTAAGCTCTTCAGCAAAATGCATCGCATCACAGTGTGAACCACCATTGCCACAAGAAAGCACTTTGCCTTCTTGCTTGAATGAGTCAGCAATCAGTTTTGCCGCCGCTTCAATTTGAGCGATGTTATGGTCATCACTCAAGAACTTGTTCAGAACATCAGCAGCTTCGTTTAATTCACTTTTGATTAGGTCTTGGTACATAAGGCTTATCTCTTATTTTTTTGACGCAACTTAAAGCGCGTGAAATGAGAACTGAGAGTTTTCCCCTCTTTATAGCTGAGTTTACCCACAAACATGAAATAGTGTCGACACTTAAGCCCAAAGATTGCCACCTTTATTAGGGTCTCACTGCCGATCCGTCCAAATATTCGCCACCAACCTCTCACAATTAGAATTTTAACTCTATTGAGATCACTTTTTATTCACCTTGGAGTTTTACAAATATTTAATATTTTGTTTACACTTAACTGGTTAGACCTCTTACCTAAAACTTAATAACAATAAGTGATCTCTGAAAAGGAAATCGATCATGAACATATTGCTCTCCCTACTCGGCATGACCGCCATCTTAGGCGTCTGTCTTTACCATAGAGTTAGTCTGGTACGTGCATTAATTGTATTAACTGGCGCAATGGTAGCATTAACAGTGTTTGGCGGCGTGGCAGTCACTGGCTGGCTTTGCTACGTGTTAGCCGTTGCGATCTTTGCTGTACCTACCATTCGTCAGACCTTAATCAGCCAAAAAGCACTCTCTTTATTTAAGAAAGTTCTACCAGCGATGTCTCAGACAGAAAAAGAAGCACTAGAAGCTGGTACGGTATGGTGGGAAGCAGAGCTGTTCAAAGGCAAACCTGAATGGAAGAAGCTTCAGAACATTGCTGACCCGAAGCTATCTGAAGCTGAGCAAGCGTTTTTAGATGGCCCAGTAAACACCGTGTGTGAAATGGTCAATGATTACCAAGTTACTCATGAGCTTGCTGATTTGCCACCAGAAGTATGGCAATACCTGAAAGACCATAAATTCTTCGCCATGATCATCAAGAAAAAATACGGTGGCTTAGAGTTCTCAGCTTACGCTCAATCTTTGGTTCTACAAAAGCTAACTGGCGTTTCTAGTGTATTGTCATCGACGGTTGGCGTACCTAACTCATTAGGCCCAGGCGAGCTGTTACAACACTACGGAACAGAAGAACAAAGAAACCATTACCTTCCTCGGTTAGCTGAAGGTAAAGAGATCCCTTGTTTTGCCCTAACAAGCCCAGAAGCTGGCTCAGATGCAGGCTCAATCCCTGATTACGGCATTGTATGTAAAGGAGATTGGCAAGGCGAAGAAGTACTTGGAATGCGTTTAACATGGAACAAGCGTTATATCACTCTTGCTCCTGTCGCGACCGTCTTAGGGTTAGCATTTAAACTGCGTGATCCTGATGGTCTGCTTGGAGACAAACAAGATCTTGGTATTACTTGTGCGTTGATTCCAACGGATTTAAAAGGCGTTGAGATTGGCAACCGTCACTTTCCGCTTAACGTTCCATTCCAAAATGGCCCAACGCAAGGCGATGAGCTTTTTGTGCCTATCGACTTCATCATTGGTGGCCAGAAAATGGCAGGTCAAGGCTGGCGCATGCTGGTTGAGTGTTTGTCGGTTGGCCGTGGTATCACACTGCCTTCAAACTCGACAGGTGGTATCAAGTCGGCTGCGCTTGCAACTGGCGCTTACGCTCGTATCCGCCGTCAGTTCAAACAACCAATTGGGCGTATGGAAGGGGTTGAAGAGCCACTTGCACGCCTGGCCGGTAACGCTTATGTAATGGACGCTGCGAGTAACCTAACCGTTGCGGGCATCGACCTTGGCGAAAAGCCTTCGGTTATCTCTGCAATCGTTAAGTACCACTGTACTCACCGTGGCCAACGCAGCATCATTGATGCGATGGATATCGTCGGCGGTAAAGGCATTTGCTTAGGCCCATCAAACTTCCTAGCTCGTGGCTACCAAGGCTCACCTATCGCGATAACGGTTGAAGGCGCAAACATACTGACTCGCTCAATGATCATCTATGGTCAAGGTGCGATTCGCTGCCACCCTTACGTACTGAACGAAATGGAAGCCGCTTATTCTGAAAGCAGCGATGCGCTTGATAAGTTTGATTCAGCGTTAGCTGGACACGTTAGCTTTACTATGAGTAACCTAGTTCGCAGCTTGTGGTTTGGTTTAACCGATGGCCGTGGTTCTGATGCGCCAACACCTTCAAATAAAACAGATAAACAGACACAGCGTTACTACCAACAGCTAAACCGCTACAGTGCAAACCTAGCGCTACTGTCTGATATTTCAATGGCAGTTCTAGGCGGCTCACTGAAGCGTAGAGAACGTTTATCAGCAAGACTGGGTGATATCCTAAGTCAACTTTACTTAGGTTCAGCAACGTTGAAACGCTTTGAAAGTGAAGGCAGCCACGCTGAAGATCTACCGTTAGTACATTGGGGGATGCAAGATAGCTTACGTCAGACTGAAGTGGCGATTGATGAGTTCTTAGCGAACTTCCCTAACCCTGTAATTGGTCGTCTGCTTCGTGTTGTATTAATGCCATTTGGTCGCATTCGCCGTGCACCAAACGACAAGCTAGACAGCCAAGTAGCGCATATTATTCAAACGCCGAGCGAAACACGCTCTCGTATCGGTCGTGGTCAATATCTAGAAGCGACGGAATACAACCCAGTAGGTAAGATTGAAAAAGCGCTAGAAGTGATTCTTCAAGCTGAACCTCTGTTCGACAAAGTCTGCAAAGAGACACATCAAAAACGTGCCTTCTTACGACTTGATCTTGTCGCTCAGTTGGGACTTGAGAAAGGTATCTTAACGCAAGATGAAGCCGACCTTCTGATCAGTGCAGAACAACACAGACTGTACACAATTAACGTTGACGACTTCTCACCAGAGGAGCTTGCAGCAAAGTCTCAGTACCCAGACCAATCGATTGACAACGTCGCTTAAGGTCAAAAAAGAAACGAAAACGGGGCTCCTATGAGTCCCGTTTTTTTATTTGTTCATTGTTATCACAATTTTGAAGGCTTTACCTTTATGGTCTTGTTCTCTCAAGACCACTCGAACCTATAGACGATTTACTTTGGCGCTTTGAGTTGCATTTCTGGTTGAGCTCTTTTCTTGGCTGCCACTTTACGAGCCACAAACCAAATCAATAAGCCCAATAGAATAGCGACCACATTGCCCACCGCAATAATGATCATACTGCGCTGTCTGTCATCTTCACGTTTTTGAAGTACCATCAACTCTGCCGCGATACGCTTCTGCTCTGCAAGTGCTTCTTCTTGAAGACGTCGTGATTCTGCTAAGTCGATATCTTCAACAACGCTGTACGACTGCTCGGTAATTGGAAATATCAGTGGGCGCTGACTTGAAGCATCAGTGGCATAAACCATCCCTGACCAATTATAAATCCCTAAATCGCCGTTGTAAGGCATCTCTAAAGCGACTTTCATTGCGTCGACTTCAGCTTGGCCCTGCCTATACGTGACATAATCATCAGGTGCTTTATGCTCAACGTGAACCGCTAAAGAGCTCGGCGCGATCATACCCTGCTCGCCAGACACCACAATGGTGTGAGGTAAGCCCTCTTTTCGAGACTGAATGAAAGTAGTGGTGATCGGTGTTGGGTAAACTAAGACTTCTTGTTCCTGCGCTCGCAAAAATACACCATTGCCTGAAGTAATACGTGCGCGGTATTTGCCAGGCTCGATATCAATTGGCAAAGAGACAGTGAACACACCATCTCCAGCTTGTTCATCCAGACCACTGCCATCATCGGCAAACTCGCCCATAACAACAGGCACTGGGCGTGCTTCTCTCACTAAAGACTCTTCGTTTTCGACAAACTTAGTAAACGTCACCTTAAGCTTCACGCGATCAAGAAAATCACGCAGCACAAGAGGTTTGCCATCTGAAGTCAAACGGGCAGTAAATTTAATGTGTTCGGTTTGATACAACTTATCTGGAAACTCATTGGCATCCAAAACAAGGTGAGACAGGAGCTTGATGTTGTTCTTAGGGGAAACTTTACCGACCGCTTGCCAAGGGCCAGGCATCGGCTTGTCGATAGAGATAATGTCCATGGACGACTCTTCGTACCAACGGACATTATCAGCATTGCGCCAAGAGTAGTATTTCTTGCCGTCAGGGCGAACCAAAACGACGGGCTTAGAGTTATCGGCTCGATAAATCACAAAGGTGACTTGTTCAATACTGGGGTCAACTCTAAAACGGTTGTCCAATAAACTCATTACGGATTCCGTTGCTGCATGTAAGCTAAAGCTTAACAGCAATAAGTAACCGGTAGCCAATACCCTTAACATACTTTCTCCCTACTGACGCCAAAGGCAGCTTCCGCTTTTCTCGACGAGGTCTAAACGATTTTGATGCGCTTCTACTTCATCGGCCGTAGCTCGTAAAACCTTTAGGGATTTTCGACCACTTTCTACTCTTCGTATACTTTCGGCTTCGCCTTCTTGTTGGCCAGCGTTAAATTGTAGCGAAGTTTGCCCACCCGTCATCAATAAGTAGACGTCGGCTAGAATCTCCGCATCGAGCAATGCGCCGTGGAGAGTACGGTGCGAGTTATCAATACCGTAACGGTCACATAAGATATCTAGGTTGTTTCTTTTACCTGGGAATATCTTCTTCGCCATTGCCAAGGTATCGGTGACTTTGCAGTAGTCATCCGTTTTACCTATCGCTGGATTAAGCTTCTCAAACTCATAGTCCATAAAGCCCGTATCGAAGGGCGCATTATGAGCCACCAGCTCCGCACCTTTGATAAAGTCGAGAAACTCTTTATGTATATCTTGATATTCAGGCTTATCAATCAAGAATTCATCGGTAATACCGTGAACGCCAATCGCCTCTTCTTGAATCGCACGATCGGGCTTGATGTAGACATGGAAATGACGCCCGGTCAACCTACGGTTGATGATCTCTACTGCACCAATTTCAACGATGCGGTGGCCCATATAGTGAGGACCACCTTCTGTATTCATACCGGTGGTTTCGGTATCGAGTACAACAATGCGCTTATTTTCGTTCGAACTGTTTTTTTCGTTCGTGCTTTGTTCTGGAGTGCTACTGGTATTCATAAGGATAACTGTGTCAGACTATGCCGATAATGTGCTTGAGGTAATAGTATCAAATCATGACGAAACAAGTTGAAATTTTCACTGATGGTTCTTGTTTAGGTAACCCTGGCCCAGGTGGCTATGGCATCGTACTTCGCTACAAAAAAGTCGAAAAGACGCTAGCAGAAGGCTTCACGCTAACAACCAATAACCGTATGGAAATGCTCGCCGCCGTCGTTGCTCTCCAAGCCCTCAAAGAGCCTTGCTCTGTGATTCTGACCACAGATAGCCAATACGTGCGTCAAGGTATCACACAGTGGATTCACAACTGGAAAAAACGTGACTGGAAGACAGCTGATAAGAAACCGGTTAAAAATGCCGATCTCTGGCAAAGGCTCGATAAAGAAACCGCTCGCCATAGCGTTGATTGGCGCTGGGTAAAAGGACACGCAGGACACAGAGAAAACGAGATGTGTGATGATTTAGCAAGAAACGCAGCGGAAAATCCAACTCAAGAAGATACGGGGTATCAGCCAAGCTAATCACCTTTTGAAGTGAGATGTAGATTTCGAAGTAAATTTATAGTTTCTTAGACGGATAGATAGATGAAAAGCCGACAACTAGTCGGCTTTTTCTGTTTTTAGCGGATATGAAGCCTTGTTTGAATGCTGCGTGGGACGGCTATTGGTTCTAAAGCTTGCTCCAACAGGAGAAAAGCGTCGCTTAAGGTGCCAATGAGGCTTAATCGGTTTGAGCGGATAAGTACGCTTACGAGCAACAATAAAGTATTGGCTTCCCGCAAAAGAAGCACAGCCGCCTAAGCTGTTCTCTAACCAGGTCCACATCGCCTGATATTTACTCATCGGAAACAACGCATAGGTATCGCAATGAATCACTTCATAGTTCAATACACCTAACCAGTCTTTAATTCGGTTTGGCGTATACATGCGCCCACTCCAAGGCAAACTGTTCTTTCGCCAAGGCATCAAACTGGCAAGCCCAGTCACACTGAAAGGGTTAAAGCCAGTGATGATGATATAGCCATCGTCCATCATCACTCGGTCTACTTCTCTCAATAAACGATGCGGGTCATTGCTATAATCTAACTGATGACTCAGCACTACAACATCAAAGCTTTTCTCCAAAAAGGGTAAATTATAGCCATCCGCTATCACATTATGTAATGGGTTCTGGATATCTAGGTTTACTTGATGTTGAATGTTGCAGGTGCAGCTAGAAATCTCACTACTGAGGCCGCCGAGCTTGAGCATATGGTAACCAAATAGCTTTGGGCACCACTCATCGAGTCGAGTTTGAATAGATTCTCTCAACCAGTCCCCATTGTGCAATTGCGCCCAAGTGTAAGGATGTTCAAACTTCTTTCTGCTACGTGCTGGCTTCATCAATAATCTGTCTCACTTATTCTGTCGCACTGAAAGTGACTGGAGAACCAATAATGTTACATATCAAAAGCATACCTGCATTTAACGACAATTACATCTGGCTGATTCAAAATAGCGATCGCCGTTGTGCTGTCGTCGACCCTGGTGATGCGACTCCAGTATTAGAGTACTTAGCACACCATGAGCTAACTTTAGATGCAATCTTGATTACACACCACCACCATGATCACATTGGTGGCGTTCCAGAACTAGTTAGACAATTTCCCGGCGTGGATGTCGTAGGTCCAAGGAA is a genomic window containing:
- the dnaQ gene encoding DNA polymerase III subunit epsilon; this translates as MNTSSTPEQSTNEKNSSNENKRIVVLDTETTGMNTEGGPHYMGHRIVEIGAVEIINRRLTGRHFHVYIKPDRAIQEEAIGVHGITDEFLIDKPEYQDIHKEFLDFIKGAELVAHNAPFDTGFMDYEFEKLNPAIGKTDDYCKVTDTLAMAKKIFPGKRNNLDILCDRYGIDNSHRTLHGALLDAEILADVYLLMTGGQTSLQFNAGQQEGEAESIRRVESGRKSLKVLRATADEVEAHQNRLDLVEKSGSCLWRQ
- the purN gene encoding phosphoribosylglycinamide formyltransferase; this encodes MKNNHSNKTSLSQKNIVVLVSGSGSNLQAILDACDSNMIDASVKAVFSNKAEAFGLERAKTAGVDAHSVNPKDFGSREEFDNELMVQIDAYQPDLIILAGYMRILSSEFVRHYAGKMVNIHPSLLPKYPGLHTHQRAIDAQDKEHGTSVHFVTEELDGGPVILQAKVPVFEDDDADMLASRVLTQEHCIYPMVCKWFAEERLSMVKGQAVLDGKTLGKHGYAEE
- the rnhA gene encoding ribonuclease HI; its protein translation is MTKQVEIFTDGSCLGNPGPGGYGIVLRYKKVEKTLAEGFTLTTNNRMEMLAAVVALQALKEPCSVILTTDSQYVRQGITQWIHNWKKRDWKTADKKPVKNADLWQRLDKETARHSVDWRWVKGHAGHRENEMCDDLARNAAENPTQEDTGYQPS
- a CDS encoding TIGR03503 family protein produces the protein MLRVLATGYLLLLSFSLHAATESVMSLLDNRFRVDPSIEQVTFVIYRADNSKPVVLVRPDGKKYYSWRNADNVRWYEESSMDIISIDKPMPGPWQAVGKVSPKNNIKLLSHLVLDANEFPDKLYQTEHIKFTARLTSDGKPLVLRDFLDRVKLKVTFTKFVENEESLVREARPVPVVMGEFADDGSGLDEQAGDGVFTVSLPIDIEPGKYRARITSGNGVFLRAQEQEVLVYPTPITTTFIQSRKEGLPHTIVVSGEQGMIAPSSLAVHVEHKAPDDYVTYRQGQAEVDAMKVALEMPYNGDLGIYNWSGMVYATDASSQRPLIFPITEQSYSVVEDIDLAESRRLQEEALAEQKRIAAELMVLQKREDDRQRSMIIIAVGNVVAILLGLLIWFVARKVAAKKRAQPEMQLKAPK
- a CDS encoding methyltransferase domain-containing protein — translated: MKPARSRKKFEHPYTWAQLHNGDWLRESIQTRLDEWCPKLFGYHMLKLGGLSSEISSCTCNIQHQVNLDIQNPLHNVIADGYNLPFLEKSFDVVVLSHQLDYSNDPHRLLREVDRVMMDDGYIIITGFNPFSVTGLASLMPWRKNSLPWSGRMYTPNRIKDWLGVLNYEVIHCDTYALFPMSKYQAMWTWLENSLGGCASFAGSQYFIVARKRTYPLKPIKPHWHLKRRFSPVGASFRTNSRPTQHSNKASYPLKTEKAD
- the lpcA gene encoding D-sedoheptulose 7-phosphate isomerase; this translates as MYQDLIKSELNEAADVLNKFLSDDHNIAQIEAAAKLIADSFKQEGKVLSCGNGGSHCDAMHFAEELTGRYRENRPGYAGIAISDPSHLSCVSNDFGYDHVFSRYVEAVGRKGDVLFGLSTSGNSGNILKAIEAAQAKGMKTIALTGKDGGKMAGCADIEIRVPHFGYADRIQEIHIKIIHIVIQLVEKEME
- the fadE gene encoding acyl-CoA dehydrogenase FadE gives rise to the protein MNILLSLLGMTAILGVCLYHRVSLVRALIVLTGAMVALTVFGGVAVTGWLCYVLAVAIFAVPTIRQTLISQKALSLFKKVLPAMSQTEKEALEAGTVWWEAELFKGKPEWKKLQNIADPKLSEAEQAFLDGPVNTVCEMVNDYQVTHELADLPPEVWQYLKDHKFFAMIIKKKYGGLEFSAYAQSLVLQKLTGVSSVLSSTVGVPNSLGPGELLQHYGTEEQRNHYLPRLAEGKEIPCFALTSPEAGSDAGSIPDYGIVCKGDWQGEEVLGMRLTWNKRYITLAPVATVLGLAFKLRDPDGLLGDKQDLGITCALIPTDLKGVEIGNRHFPLNVPFQNGPTQGDELFVPIDFIIGGQKMAGQGWRMLVECLSVGRGITLPSNSTGGIKSAALATGAYARIRRQFKQPIGRMEGVEEPLARLAGNAYVMDAASNLTVAGIDLGEKPSVISAIVKYHCTHRGQRSIIDAMDIVGGKGICLGPSNFLARGYQGSPIAITVEGANILTRSMIIYGQGAIRCHPYVLNEMEAAYSESSDALDKFDSALAGHVSFTMSNLVRSLWFGLTDGRGSDAPTPSNKTDKQTQRYYQQLNRYSANLALLSDISMAVLGGSLKRRERLSARLGDILSQLYLGSATLKRFESEGSHAEDLPLVHWGMQDSLRQTEVAIDEFLANFPNPVIGRLLRVVLMPFGRIRRAPNDKLDSQVAHIIQTPSETRSRIGRGQYLEATEYNPVGKIEKALEVILQAEPLFDKVCKETHQKRAFLRLDLVAQLGLEKGILTQDEADLLISAEQHRLYTINVDDFSPEELAAKSQYPDQSIDNVA
- a CDS encoding class II glutamine amidotransferase, giving the protein MCELLGMSANVPTDICFSFTGLMQRGGNTGPHRDGWGITFYEGKGFRTFKDPNPSCESKIAELVQNYPIKSQAVVSHIRQANRGGVNLENTHPFTRELWGRYWTFAHNGQLTDYDDLISGRFRPVGETDSELSFCWLLKQLEERFPEPPQDMEGMFRFVAECCDKLREKGVFNMLLSDGEYVMTYCTNHLYWITRRAPFGKASLIDEDVEINFQEETTPNDVVTVVATQPLTDNEEWFRMKPGEYALFHFGELIGNNHQALEDVAYAPKKVASQAPTEPLS